The Cryptomeria japonica chromosome 6, Sugi_1.0, whole genome shotgun sequence genomic interval gaaattaaaattcatctAAAATTTATTTAGAAGATAATCAAATATTTTTTTACCAATTTAATCACGCTTCTATATTCTATTTATTTAGAAGAGAGGACCATAATTAGTTGTTTTTAAGAATTTTGTATGATTGTAGTTATATCAAACTTAAACACATACCCTTACGTAGACTTCGAGCTAATAGAATAGTATAAAAAGTAAGCATCACAATATCCATACATTTGAACATTTTTAATGTGAGTATAATAAATACCAAAATTGATAGTACCTTTAATATATCTCGAAATATATTCTTACAATAAATCAAAAGAACTTTTACAATATTgactattttatatatattcatactattttaaaaactttttactaaatttttttaaaattattaacaaaattgtatgaataataaatattaatacaaataaGTCATATATTAAATCTAATATACCAATAATGTCAAATTTGAGGTGGTGGAACTAATACCTTACATttctaatatattattattttattatttatatagcacgatttactttataatataaaacgGAGAATATATAGGAACAAGTGCAATTCAACTTAATGATATCAATCTTTTACATAAAGATAATTTGACAGCGCATTTTATTAATGAATAAAACCTCTTAATTTGTGATGATTGAACATGACTACGACGAATGGAAGGTGTGCAAAAAATCGTCACGGCCAGCTGAGCTTCATACTTATCATTATACAGTTTTAAAACACTCGGATTCCTGGAAATTATGGACGAAGATTAATACTTTTAACAAACTCCAAACACTATTCTTGACACCACACAATGAAAGATTGGCGAGCACGTTAAATGTCCATCTCACTCTTCTGCGTGGGGCTCACTATGTTTCTATTGTGAATTCATAACAaagttttcaaaattcaaaatttgaagagaaTATATAAGCGAAAGGATTCAGTAGTTGTGTACCCtaacttcacacttctcaaaatcttacgtggaaatttcaaatcactccgaattTTTTACAACAGcgtacttggcaagtcccctacttataactaaggtttcagggccacatcataaaaaatgatgccacatcagcatggtttttgccaaggtgtccaaaacaccCCAAAAAataagtgagaccaataggtgtgcaaaagggccccaatacttgtgcagctgatgtggcatcacatgattggttacttttcacaacaaatggtatatttcattgaattattggtacttatcatacaactattgatgtgatgttgtacaaaagttgggcattaaatcaacaagtatggggtattaaatcaacaacttctatcacaagttCCTCTATTTTAGATATGAATACACTATCATAAAGTTGTATATGCATCATATGAATACATTATCATAAAGTTGTATGCACATCTTGTATCTGTAGTTGAACTAAAACACATATTAAAAGTTCCAAAATGTCACAAGAAGATACATAACCATCTCAATAACTTAGAGCTTATTATTGTGCTATAAATAAATATCCTTCAAGGATGTAATTGAAATTGTCTTAATTTTGTGGAAGCAATAAGAGCTTTATAATAATCAATAGCACTTACAACCACTTCAAATCAATAATAACAActttaatcattttaaaaaaatttaagagtAATCTATTATGGTTCTTTTTTCctactaaaaatatatattttacaagAACACATTATTTGTCTCATGCATACCCACAATTACTGACTTTTTAGAATAATATGAACCTCTTAATTAAGTTACAAATTTATCAAAATGAggctttaaaaaatatataataaagtgATTAAATTCTATGAAAAAATATTCTATCCAACCTACATATTAAGATCTATTGAAAAAAGTGAGTTTAAGCCTTATGGTCCCATGGGGAGTACATAGTAATTTTATGTACATTTCAATAACATCACTtgtattttacaaataaaataaacaaattaacTGATTAAACAATGTTGTTGCAAACTTTGATTACCCCACCACTAGTTGGGGTCTCTTCCTAAGAAATCACTACTCCACACAAAAATAAAATACTATTTACAATTTTGAAATACAAAAGGTTGCACATAAATGTATTTACTTGATATTTACACTTTTTATATATTATTTGATCTTTTTCACAAATTAAGATTATTAAATTAGGAGTAGTCGATACCAAGAAAAATTATGCAAACAAATTATTTACATCGAATAAGAACACAAAGACTAGTGAGGACTGACTATGGGCCCTACTTTACTAAGTTacatatgttattttaaattatttttattacctATAGAAAATATTTATTGTTGTCAATAAGATCGTTTTGTATCTAGTCTTTTTAAGCGAGCAGTTTCTCAAATAAAACATAAATACGACTTTATTACTAGGAAGGCACCATGCTAAATTCAAAACTTCATATCATTTATAGGTAGTTTGTAACCCCCAACCGAAAAATTGGTTTAAATATTCAATGTTATTTTGGCATTATTGGGATCCATGTCCTAACACTTTGAGAGTTTTTTTGTGGGAAGATGATATCTCAAATGTAGCATCCATGATTTTGTTGAAGTAACATACACGCATAGTTTCAACAAGAATATAATAACATCAAAAGCATATTGGTATCTAATTGCACTACTTAGCCTTAACCAAACAAACTATTTGTCACCTATTGAATACAACCTTTTACGTTTAGTTGTTTTGTGTCACACCCCCTTTCCTCGTGACATTTGATTTTAAAAGTACAAGAATTAGTATAATTACACAAAATTGTGAAGAGATATGTTTTACAATAGATAAGGTTTGTGAAGAAGAATGTGATAAGCTTAAGATATGAAGATGGTCCAATCTTTAACACCAGTGATAGCTAGTATCCATTCAATACTAAATTAATAATTTTGTTAGtgaacaagaaaaataaaagaaactaaAAATTAAACCACCAAACAAACTAAAAATTCATTTTAACTTCAAAATATATCTATATGAACAAACAAATAAATATCCAACATTATATAAATTACAATAATATCATATATTAAAATAGTCATTGATAAAACCAATACCACTTATTTGATGCATAACAATTTTTcaaataaaacacaacaaaaataatctgaccacaataaaaaaaatcattgaatTTATGCAAATGACTTACCTCAAGATTTAATCATTGAATTTGTGCAAGTGACTTGcctcaagattctgcacaaattgtGTTGTGATGTCAATGATGCCCatgaataaaaataaacaaaatttagaagaaaaatattaCGAAAGCCTACCAAAGCAGAATCCTTTATAAAGTGAGatctaaaattagggtttcacagctACTAGATTCTTGTACTTGAGAATGTTTTTTTGGCAGCCTTTTAAATTAAAATAGCACATATCTGACATATCTAAGTACAAAAATCCCTCGTTTAGCAATTCAGAAGAGATGCCCTTAGCGTTCCTTTAAAAAAAGCTGTAATATATCAAAATAAGAGTGCCTCGCATTCATCATAAACATAAAGAAAGTGGAATACATGTTTCAGAATTTTCATCTAAATAAATCTATTTGCTGGGCAGCGATAAAGTATAAAGACATTATAACCACCTCTTGCCATCTTAATATGATAATTCAAATCTACTAGATTGTTGAGCCGGAGACAAGATTTGTACAGCCAAAATATTGGTTGCCAGTTAAAATTTGTTTTCAGGCGGGGCCCCAGGAATTTTTCAACTGCCTGAAAGTTGTTTTTCCCGGCGTGAAACAACTTCCCGGACGAAAGCTGCTATAAaatatagcctatcggctaatctTTGGCCTATACATACACGTTGAAATATTCCTACATAAATTAACTCGTTAAATAAAATTCGGTATATTCCTAACTTACAGCCCacacaaacataaaataaaaaccGAAATTTTccctttttaaataattaaaaaagtcCAATGAAACTTCAAGTCAAGTCAGTCGGTGGAGATGTTAACAATTTAAGAAATCGTTGAGTTCGGAATTTTTCAAGAAATAGTCAAATTATCGTGAGAAAAAAAATTCGGCGAAGGTGGAGCGCGTAAGCTTGAATAACAAGAGTGCCGTGCAAATCTCCCCACCACGCGTTTCCCCAAAATTAAAAACCCCTTCTCCACAGACTTGGCTTGAATCATTATTTCCCCCCCCATTCCCACCCCCACCCCTCCGTTTTCCACATATATGTGTGATAACGTGCACGCAATCGAAGAAGTGACGTAAGTGCAGGGAACGGGCTCTGAAATCTCTTCCCACATTGATATATTAAAGAAATATAGAGCAGTCGAAGCCCATATGGATTTAGTCAAGCAAGATAAAATTATGGATAAACAGTATTGAGTGTGTGGTGGAATTCAAAAGCAGAAATCTGTTAATGAGTAGCGTGCAGTTAGAAATTCGATCCGCAGTTGCAGACCCACGAGATTTTGCGATGGAATCGCAAGGTGAAGCAATCGAAATAAGGGATTCCGCAAGCCCAAAAGGCAGCGGTAGCTATGTGAATTCAGAAGGGCGTCCAACGGGGCTGCAGACGCaaccatcaaatatcaaagtaaCTCCGGAAAAGAAAATATTGGTGTTTGCCTTAAGGCTGGCTCTTCTGGAGAAGGCTGCAAGCGGTCTGGGAACTCTGGCCTTCATCTGGGCCACCGTTGTCCTCCTCGGGGGCTTCGCAATCACCTTAGGAAGGACAGACTTCTGGTTTGTGACGATCATACTCGTAATTGAAAGTACCCGAGTCTTCAGCCGCAGCCACGAGCTCGAATGGCAACACGAGACAACGTTGTCTGTGGCGGAGTTCAAGGAGGATGCAAAACAGGCAAGTTTCAGATTCATCAACGCCGGCCGCTCTTTCTTTGGCTCAATTTGGGCGAAATTCTCTGCCAAAGACTTGCAGAAAAAAAGATCAGAATGGGGCCGTCGTAAATTGAAAAGAAGTCTTTCCGCTTCAGACAATCCGTTGGTTCAATATGTTGTTTCTCAGAATGTAAGCAGGCTTCTCTTCTGGGCGCAGTTGTTATCCGCGTCTACGTGTATTGCCTTGTCTGTGTGGAGATTAGCAGGGCAAGACTACCGCAACGTTGAGGGCAGCAGCGAGAAGAGGAATCGGAGGCCCGCTTTGAATGTGTTCTACAGCTTGGCTGTAGCAGAGGCTCTTCTGTTTTTGGTGGAGAAGGCCTactggcaatggaaaatcaaggtGCAGAAACTCCTGGTCAAGGTGAAGGATGAATTTGGATTCGACGACAAAGAGGAGGGCACGCTTGAGCGGTTTTTCTACGACACGTATTCGCAGTCCATCAATGGAAGCGTTTTCGACGGTCTGAAGATGGATTTGGTCTGCTTCAGCGTGGATCTGCTCAAGTCGAACACGGACCACGGGCAGCTGACCGGTGCCCGGGTGCTCTCTACCCTGGTTAATGACTCTCGTTTCTCCGAAGAAACGTTGCGGTCCATTGGGATTATGCAGGACGTGGTGGAGCGCCTCCTGGAAATGCTCAACTGGAAGAATCGCCATGAACAAGATATCCGAAAGGCCGTGGCCGAGATTGTTTGTAATCTTGTTAAAAAGAATCGCAATTCGCTTCGTGTGGCGCAGATCCCCGGGGCTCTGGAATCCATTGCTTCCTTGCTCTACGATTCCACAGCCACACGCAACGAGCCCCAAGACTACGATTACTCGGGTTTTAGTCTTGTGGGACTCCGCATCCTGAAAAAACTCGCCACGGATCACGGCAACTCTGCTAAGATTGGAAGCACCAAAGCCCTGCTTCCTAAAATCATACGGTTTACAGACGTGCACGAGTCCGATTTCTCGAAAGCCCAGATCAAGTTTTTGAAGCTTTCTCTGCAACTGCTGAAAATGCTGGCGGCCAGTAAGGGTGAAACAGGGAATGTGTTGAGAAAAGAGATATTGAAAAACGTCTTCACAATAAGCAATCTAAGAGAGTTTCTTCTCTATGAAGGTTCCGATCGTTTGCGGCTCCAAATCCTGGCCATTGAGACGCTCACAAGCCTTGCTCTCGAGGAGGAAGGCAGAGAGAGCATCGGAAGCACTGGCGGAGTTTTGGGTAATCTTCTCTCTGTATTTTTCATGGAGAGGATTAATACTAATGAAGTTGAGGAGATAAAGCAACTGGTGAGCAAGGCAGGAGAAGCCCTCACTCTGCTTGTACTCCACAATAATCACAATTGCCAAGCGATGATCAAACTCAAATTAACGCGGCAACAAAGCAGAAATGGCGATGTGATCAGAGATTTGATTGGTGCACTCAACGATTCTATTCAGGGAGTTCATGCGGCCAGAATTCTTCATAACTTATGCGCTTATACTCAAACAGATCGTGATCAGCTCACACAAATCAAGGAGGCGGCAGCGCAGGTAATTAAAACCCCTTTGACACGTTTAATATAATGTTCTTAAGTTTTGAATTACATAATTTTTTCTAGTGCTCATCTACAGTTCTACTGTATTTCTATTATTCAGGTCTTAAAGCTTGTGATGAAGGAACAAGGCGCACTTCTGGAAGCCGCCATAGGGCTAGCCGCTCAAATCTTCAAGTTTTTCAACAAATCAAGCATGGAAACTGCATTTAACGAGGCAGCAATTACTGAGAGAGAATTTGTGAGGCGATTGATAGAGGTTTTACAGAGGCATCCTCGTCCATCAATCAAGGTTCCCCATATTAGAAGATATTGCATTGAGGTAGTGATTTCTATTCTGGAGAAGGACAAATCATGTTTTGTGACTGAAAGGTTAAAATTGGAGGAGGCTTTGGTGCGTGTGGAGGAAACGACGTCGGAGATGGAGGGTTACAGTAGCTTATCGGGGAGCATTGGTCTTACCCGACACCACACCACCATCCAGTGCCTCGTAAACATCGCCCTCGTATTGCTTTCCTTGTAATTTAAATGTAAAGCCTTTCTCTGTACAGATACAGTATTGTAACTTGTTTCATAAGGAATATGCATGGCGCCATATTCCCTGCAATAAAATGAATTGGAATGAACCTACATCATAAATCTTACACTGCTACAGTGGACTCCGGGAAGCCCACTCAGACAAGTGAGCTGGATGATGGGCTCAGGAGATTTGATCTTTCATTGTTTTGTTACTTGTTATCTACTCATTGTGTCATGTTCAGAATAGTCTTTCGAGTTATTTTACAGACATGCGATGAGAAAGTTTTGCACTTTGTTAAAAGTACTAATATTTGCCGGATTTTGTCGTAATCTTTGTCTTGTGCAAAGTATCAGAATTTCCAGGAATCCGACAGTTTTAATTTGTGTGATGTATAATGATAAGCATGAAGGTTCTGCTTACCTGGCCGTGGCATTCGTCAAAGTTAACTACGACAAGTTTAGAAGTTTTATTCATTTTAAAATTGGCTTTCAAATTAAAAGATATCATAAAGTTGAATTATACTTTTTAATTTGTTTAAATAGTAATATTGAAATACAAGGTATTGGTTGTACCTAGTCAATTTTGACTTTATGTATAACAGATTtaatatatgttttttattaaaatttattattgaatataattattttttataaaaagtaTTAATAACTTAGAATATTTAGAATGTTCTAAAGATGAagttattgaattattttaaaattgttttagAAGAAAACGTCTAAATAAAaagatatatataatttaaaaaaatatatgtaatgactgaaaacaaaagaaataatagaaatatataatatatcaataataatatattgtaaaaattcttttcacttatatgtatgtatatatgtctataaatatacatatacatatatacataatatgtttTTATCAAATGCTACAACACATACACTTTcacgtacatacatatacatacatacatacatacgtgtgtgtgtgtgtgtgtgtgtgtgtgtgtgtgtgtgcattgtATATATATCtctatgtgtgcatgtgtgtatttAGTGTATTAAATTTGGCCCTAACAAAAGGTAGATTAATTTCCTTTGAGAATAATTACCACATTACATTAAAATAAATCAACATGTACTACAACTAATGACATCAATTGAACATGCTTCATTCATTGAGCACATATGCCAATATTTGATTTAATAgtgtattacatatatatgtatatcaatttatttcaataatattttaagattttattatattatgaaAGTTACTTCTTCAATTTTCTacttatataaaaataatattttatagttTTATTATATTATGAAAGTACTTTATTCACTTTATTGTCAATGAAAGTTGTGTTGGCTActggttgtcattgatatcaacatacttATGTTGACTTGTTTTGTTGTTGCTTCGGTATTTTGGTGATTTTGTCCATCATGTTTTGCTCCCAAATTATAGATATGGATTTGCAATTTGGGTAGTATACTCATGTATATCAAAAGTACCTGTATTCTAGATTTCATGTGTTTTGAATCTCTGCAATGTGAGATACACGGTCTGGTAGTTCATCTTGTCAGTTGCTTCATTCCTCCAAAACAGAACAGTTGGTTTTGACATTTgtatttctttgattgttgtttctgACCTTGTGCTTTTGGGACATGGTTAAAATTTGTGGATAACGAGTGTATCCTTGTTGGCATTATTTTTAGTTATATCCTTGGCCGACCTATATTGTATTAGTATGTAAGGCATATTTCTTCATAAGACATGTACGACCAACTTGAGATAtgaaacaacatatatatatatgtgtgtgtgtgtaagagagACATGGAAGGAAATCAAGACATAGAGATAGAAGTGTGAGATTGTGATCAGATTGAAGCGGATAGCTAAAGAGAGAATGAAGTGTAAGAAGTCTATTtactgagcttaattggaactgtaattCATGCATATGTAAGATGCAATCTTAGCAGTTCATTTTTGTTCATTCTCTTTTGGGCGATAAGCCCTCTTGGTATTGAGCCTCAGGTAGTGACCCTTGCAATGAGCACTTGTAAtattctataactagttatattatattgaaaGTTAAGCCTCTTTGTAGTTTTTCCCTAACGGGTTTCCATGCAAAACAATTGATGTTCTCTTTTGCGTGTGGATGTGGATGATATCTCTATTTTATTATTCTTTTAATCACTCATTCTTATCTAATTGAAATGAATCTAGAAAGTAATAAAAGGATTAGTTTAAAGATAtttagggaatactgattcaccccaaccTCTCAGTCTTAGATAGTTCAacgattggtattagagctctggtcCCTTATTTTAGCCTAACCACTTGAGAGAGATCTTGTTGGTTGAACAAATTTCTCCCAAGTGTAGAGGAGATGTTTATGGATGGAGAGTTGTAGACttctcttgaag includes:
- the LOC131038297 gene encoding uncharacterized protein LOC131038297; this encodes MSSVQLEIRSAVADPRDFAMESQGEAIEIRDSASPKGSGSYVNSEGRPTGLQTQPSNIKVTPEKKILVFALRLALLEKAASGLGTLAFIWATVVLLGGFAITLGRTDFWFVTIILVIESTRVFSRSHELEWQHETTLSVAEFKEDAKQASFRFINAGRSFFGSIWAKFSAKDLQKKRSEWGRRKLKRSLSASDNPLVQYVVSQNVSRLLFWAQLLSASTCIALSVWRLAGQDYRNVEGSSEKRNRRPALNVFYSLAVAEALLFLVEKAYWQWKIKVQKLLVKVKDEFGFDDKEEGTLERFFYDTYSQSINGSVFDGLKMDLVCFSVDLLKSNTDHGQLTGARVLSTLVNDSRFSEETLRSIGIMQDVVERLLEMLNWKNRHEQDIRKAVAEIVCNLVKKNRNSLRVAQIPGALESIASLLYDSTATRNEPQDYDYSGFSLVGLRILKKLATDHGNSAKIGSTKALLPKIIRFTDVHESDFSKAQIKFLKLSLQLLKMLAASKGETGNVLRKEILKNVFTISNLREFLLYEGSDRLRLQILAIETLTSLALEEEGRESIGSTGGVLGNLLSVFFMERINTNEVEEIKQLVSKAGEALTLLVLHNNHNCQAMIKLKLTRQQSRNGDVIRDLIGALNDSIQGVHAARILHNLCAYTQTDRDQLTQIKEAAAQVLKLVMKEQGALLEAAIGLAAQIFKFFNKSSMETAFNEAAITEREFVRRLIEVLQRHPRPSIKVPHIRRYCIEVVISILEKDKSCFVTERLKLEEALVRVEETTSEMEGYSSLSGSIGLTRHHTTIQCLVNIALVLLSL